A DNA window from Gorilla gorilla gorilla isolate KB3781 chromosome 6, NHGRI_mGorGor1-v2.1_pri, whole genome shotgun sequence contains the following coding sequences:
- the LOC115935262 gene encoding speedy protein E2-like — protein sequence MDRTETRVHKRGQIMGKITTSRQLHLQNEQSPQRSTSGYPLQEVVDDEVLGPSAPGVDPSPPCRSLGWKRKRERSDESEEEPEKELAPEPEETWVVEMLCGLKVKLKQQRVSPILPEHHKDFNSQLAPGVDPSPPRSSFCWKRKMEWWDESEESLEEEPRKVLAPEPEEIWVAEMLCGLKMKLKRRRVSLVLPEHHEAFNRLLEDPVIKRFLAWDKDLRVSDKYLLAMVIAYFSRAGFPCWLYQRIHFFLALYLANDMEEDDEDSKQNIFHFLYGKNRSRIPLLRKHWFQLGRSMNPRARKNRSRIPLLRKRRFQLCRCMNPRARKNRSQIVLFQKRRFHFFCSMSGRAWVSPEELEEIQAYDPEHWVWARDRARLA from the exons ATGGACAGAACGGAGACTAGGGTCCATAAGAGGGGACAGATTATGGGAAAGATCACAACCAGCCGTCAACTGCACCTGCAGAATGAGCAGAGTCCCCAGCGGAGCACCTCGGGGTACCCCCTTCAGGAGGTGGTGGATGATGAAGTACTGGGACCATCAG CCCCTGGGGTAGATCCCAGCCCCCCATGTAGGTCCCTTGGCTGGAAAAGGAAGAGGGAGCGGTCAGATGAATCTGAGGAGGAGCCGGAGAAGGAGCTCGCCCCTGAGCCTGAGGAGACCTGGGTAGTGGAGATGCTGTGTGGGCTCAAGGTGAAGCTGAAGCAACAGCGAGTGTCACCCATCCTCCCTGAGCACCACAAGGACTTCAACAGTCAGCTTG CCCCTGGGGTAGATCCCAGCCCCCCGCGTAGCTCCTTTTGCTGGAAAAGGAAGATGGAGTGGTGGGACGAATCTGAGGAGTCGTTGGAGGAGGAGCCACGGAAGGTGCTCGCTCCTGAGCCTGAGGAGATCTGGGTGGCGGAGATGCTGTGTGGCCTCAAGATGAAGCTGAAGCGACGGCGAGTGTCGCTGGTGCTCCCTGAGCACCACGAGGCCTTCAACAGGCTGCTTG AGGATCCTGTCATTAAAAGATTCCTGGCCTGGGACAAAGATCTGAGGGTGTCGGACAAG TATCTCCTGGCTATGGTCATAGCGTATTTCAGCCGGGCCGGCTTCCCCTGCTGGCTATACCAACGCATTCatttcttcctggctct CTACCTGGCCAATGACATGGAGGAGGACGACGAGGACTCCAAACAAAACATCTTCCACTTCCTGTATGGGAAGAACCGCTCTCGCATACCCTTGCTCCGTAAGCATTGGTTCCAGTTAGGCCGTTCCATGAACCCGAGGGCCAGGAAGAACCGCTCTCGCATACCCTTGCTCCGTAAGCGTCGGTTCCAGTTATGCCGTTGCATGAACCCGAGGGCCAGGAAGAACCGCTCTCAGATAGTCCTGTTCCAGAAACGTCGGTTCCACTTCTTCTGTTCCATGAGCGGCAGGGCTTGGGTTTCCCCGGAGGAGTTGGAGGAG ATCCAGGCTTATGACCCAGAGCACTGGGTGTGGGCGCGAGATCGCGCTCGCCTTGCCTAG